The sequence ATGAGAAAAAGTTGGTTCGTGCTTTTGTTTGCCATTGCAATCATGTTAGTCCTTACAGCCTGCGGTGCAAAGTCACAAGAAGATGTGACAAAGGACCTGAGCGCGAAACTGGATGACATGAAAGGGTATAAAGCAACGGCGCAAATGACAGTGCAGGTAGGGAAGGAGCCTCAAACGTATGATGTAGAGGTCTGGCACAATGAACCGGATTTTTACCGAGTTCAATTGAAAAATTCTGAAAAAGAACAAAGTCAAATGATCCTACGTAATGAGGAAGGGGTTTTTGTGTTAACGCCAGCGCTTAATAAAAGCTTCAAGTTTCAAAGTGATTGGCCAGAAAATAGCTCTCAGGCATATTTATACGAGTCTTTAATACAAGATATTCTAGAGGATAAAGAGGCGAAATTCTCAGAAACAGAGGACTATTACGTTTATGAAACAAAAACTCGTTACAAGAATAATCAGATGCTACCAATTCAGGAGATTTCTTTTCATAAAAAGAATTTAGCTCCTGCATCTGTAAAGGTAATGGATTCAGATCGCAATTCACTTGTCACTGTTGAGTTTGCATCAGTAGACTTAAAAGCGAAATTTGATGCTGATTCTTTCGATATGGAAAAAAATATGACAGGTGCTAAATTAGAGATACCGGTGATGGCTGAAGTGTCAGACGCAGAATTCACCGTTCAATATCCGATGGAAATGCCAGGATTAACGCTAGTTGATAAAAAAGAAGTCAAGATTGAAAATGGAAAAAGAGTGGTGTTAACGTATGATGGAGAAAAATCTTATACGTTAATTCAAGAAAAATCCACTGTTATTCCAACCGTGACTGTACCAACCTCTGTAAGTGGCGAAATGGTCGACCTTGGATTCACTATGGGTGCGATGACGGATAATTCTATCTACTGGACCTATGACGGAATTGACTATATGCTCGCTTCGACTGAGTTGTCTCAAGATGAAATGGTCTCGTTAGCTAAATCAGTTCAAGGTACAATGGTGAAATAACAATGGTAACAGGCTCTAAACTAGAGCCTGTTTTTGAGTGTGCTGAACTTGCCCATCATACTGTCTGGAGCAAAAAGGCAAATAGAGTGGAACCATCTAGTTCTCGCTGTTTTGGGGTAACAGTTTAGTAAATCTTATTCATGAGCTATAATGGACAATAATAAGAAAAACACATGAGAGGGATTTATAATCGATTTATCCATAATGTAAAATAGGTCGAAAATGGTAGAAAAGATAAGAGTAGAAGTCAGGGTGAAAACCGTTAAAAATTATTACTCTGTATAAGGTCATGAAAAAGATTAATTTAATCTTCGAAATTTGAAATAGATAGAATGTAAAAGTTAAGGAAGTGACCTGTTTTTGGAAACGCAGACACAGTTTTTTAGAGATACGTGGGTAGAAATTAATTTAGATAAACTTTCCTATAATGTTTCACAATGCAAACGACATTTACCGGAAGGGATAAATATATTTGCGGTGGTAAAAGCGAATGCTTATGGTCATGGCGATTTGCAGACCGCTAAGACCGCGTTAAATTCTGGTGCCCGTGGGTTAGCGGTGGCTTTCCTAGACGAGGCCTTAAGTCTAAGGGAAAATGGAATTACTGCTCCTATTCTCGTCCTTGGAGCAACAAGACCTGAAGATGTACATATTGCTGTTGAGCACGAAATATCTTTAACGGTTTTTAATAAAGAATGGCTAGCTGAAGCGGCCACTTACCTTGAAGAAGAAGAAATTCTCTCCCTCCATGTGAAATGTGATACAGGGATGGGGAGAATAGGTATTCGGTCCGAAGAAGAATTAAAAGAAGTAGAGGAAGCGATTAGCCAAACGAATAAATATATTTTTGAAGGGATCTTTACCCACTTTGCAACCTCGGATGAGACCGAATCCGTATATTTTCACCACCAACTAAAGCGATTTAATCAGTTGATTGAGGTATTAGATATTTCACCTAAATATATACACTCGGCCAACAGTGCTGCTTCGCTTCGGTTTGAGGATTCTTACTATAATACTGTCCGTTTAGGGATTGCAATGTATGGATTGTCTCCTTCACTAGAGATGAAACCTCTTCTTCCTTATAAGCTAAAGCAAGTGTTTTCTCTTCATACTAGAGTTGTACACATAAAGCAACTACCTGCAGGCGAGAAAGTGAGCTACGGAGCGACCTATGAATCGAAAACAGACGAATGGATTGCAACATTACCGATTGGATACGCGGATGGATGGTTAAGGAGGCTTCAAGGGCAAGAGGTATTGATAAATGGAGAAAGAGTGCCAATTGTTGGAAGGATATGTATGGATCAATGCATGATTAAGCTTCCTCGTGAAGTTCCGCTGGGGACAAAAGTTACCTTAATCGGAGAGCAAGGAACGGAGTATATTTCAATAGATGAAGTAGCCCAACAATTGGACACCATCAATTATGAAATTCCATGTCTCATATCTAATCGGGTTCCAAGAATTTATATTCAAAGTGGAGAGCCGATAGAAGTGTCCAATAAATTATTGACTTCAAGTGGATTTCTTAAGGGGTGAACATGAATTTTTTGGGAATTAAAATGATGTCTAGCTCCAGGCGCTATCGGCTCGAGGGCATAAGCCGAAAGTCGTCACGAGGTAAAGTACACCTCAGGTCATTCCTCGTCATGTGCTTGTCGCGAATAAGTCGAAACCTTTCGCTTTTCTTAAAAATTATGTAAACAAGTAAAAAAATGCATAATACAACCTAGTATCTGATAATAATAGAGAGGGTATTTAGACTTGAAAAGAGAATGAGGTTTGTTTCCTGTTCCAACAAAGAAAAGGAAAGGGATGGATGGCGCAATTTTCTAAATAGAAGTTTCACTTTATTTCTACAGGGAGAAATGGTATGATGGGTAGGGAAGTAAAAGAATCGGTACGTATTGATGGTGGAGGTGTCGTTTGTGTCTGAATCCAGCGCAACAACAGAAATCTTAATTCGCTTACCGCAACAGCTACTAACGGAATTAGACGGCTTTGCTGAACTAGAAAATGTTAATCGTAACGAGTTCATCTATCGTGCGACGAAAATGTACTTGCGTGAACGTAAGAAGAGACAAATCCGTGAATCTATGAGACGAGGCTATATGGAAATGGCGAAAATCAATCTAGCTATTGCTTCAGAAGCCATGCAAGCTGAATTTGAGGCAGAACATACTGTAGAACGATTAGTAAGCGGAGGCTAGCCCTTTGATAGTTAAGCGTGGTGACGTGTATTTTGCAGACTTATCCCCTGTTGTTGGTTCTGAGCAAGGCGGTGTACGACCGGTACTAGTCCTGCAAAATGACATTGGGAATCGGTTTAGTCCCACTGTAATCGTTGCTGCCATCACGGCGCAAATTCAGAAAGCAAAACTGCCTACTCATGTTGAGATTGATGCGAAGCGTTACGGTTTTGAAAGAGATTCCGTTATCTTGCTTGAACAATTACGAACGATTGATAAACAACGTTTAACCGATCAAATCACGCATTTAGATGATGAAATGATGGATAAGGTTGATGAAGCATTACAAATTAGTTTAGGACTAATAGAGTTTTAAAGATTCCCGCACCCTTACAATCATGAAGGGTGCTTTTTGTTATTAAAGAAGGGGTAATTCTACGAACTCACTTTTGTGTTAATATAGATGTATATATGCTTACATGAGGTGTGATATTTTAATAAGGGACACCGCTTTGATAAAATAGTATGTTATTAAGATTTATTGTGATGGGCAAAAATAATGAAGTAGATTAGCTCATGAGGAGGAATGGTGAAGCAAATGTATAGCCAAGTGACGAAGTTTTTAGAAAACCATTATGAAGTAATTCAAAAAGATTGGAAGGAACTTATGATCGAAGAAGCGGATGAGCGGTTCGTAAAGGTAATTTCGAATCAAGTGTTCGACAAAACGAGTCATGAGTTCGTTGATCTAGTTATTTCAAATTTAACAGACTTTGACAATCAGTATATAGAGAAATTAAAAGATTTTTCAGAAAAAGTCATCCGGTTAGGTTGGCCCTTAACGATGGTAACGGCAGGTCTTGGTTACTTCCAAAAAATCGTTCTAAAGAGAATGAAAGAAAAGGACGCTGTTGAACCAAGCCGTTTAGATGAATTATCGGAACTGTTAGATCAGTGGACTTCTCCGCTGCTGAAAGAAGTGATACTAAGTTATACCGAAACATGGGAGCGAACGGTTACACTTCAAAAGATTGCGTTACAAGAATTAACAGCACCGCTTATACCAATGTTTGAAAGAGTGTCTGTAATGCCGCTAGTAGGAACTATCGATACAGAGCGAGCAAGATTAATTATGGAAAACCTCTTAAAAGGTGTCGTTGACCACAGAGCTGAAGTGGTGTTGATAGATATTACGGGAGTACCGGTTGTAGATACGATGGTTGCCCACCACATTATCCAAGCAGCAGACGCTGTTCGACTAGTGGGAGCTAAAGCGATGTTGGTAGGTATACGTCCGGAAATTGCTCAAACGATTGTCAATTTAGGAATTGACTTAAATCAGTTTATAACGAAAAGTACGATGCAAAAAGGCGTCGAAGCCGCTTTGGAGTTAACCGGTCGCAAAATTGTCGGGACGGAGGGGTAAGGCATGAGAATACCGATTTTAAAGTTGAAAGACTGTCTATTGGTTTCGATTCAGTGGGAGTTAGACGACAAAACAGCTCTTCAATTTCAAGAAGACTTGCTTCACAAAATTCATGAAACAAGCGCAAGAGGTGTGGTGGTAGATTTAACTTCTATTGATTTCATAGATTCTTTCATTGCTAAAGTTCTCGGAGATGTAATTGATATGTCCAAATTGATGGGGGCGGAAGTTGTGATCACAGGCATTCAGCCAGCTGTTGCGATTACCTTGGTGGAATTAGGTATTCGCCTAAATGATGTTATGACCGCCCTCGATTTGGAAAAAGGCTTGGAGAAACTACAGCAGGAATTGGAGGAATAGCCGCATGGATAGCCAATCCTGTGTAAAGATAATTAATGAGTGGGACATTGTTGCTGCTAGACAGTTAGGTCGAAATGTGGCAAAGGAGCTCGGCTTTGGTACAGTTGACCAAGCGAGAATCACCACTGCGATAAGCGAATTAGCTAGAAATATCTATTTGTATGCAGGGCACGGTCAAATCAGTATTGAAAAGGTATCAGAAGGTATGAATCAAGGGGTAAAGATTTCATCGATTGATGATGGTCCAGGAATAGCGGATATTAGACAAGTAATGGAAGATGGGTATTCTACCTCAGGAGGTCTAGGTGCAGGTTTGCCTGGAGTGAAAAGGCTGATGGATGAATTTTCAATAGAATCAACAACGGGAGAAGGAACGAAGATTCATTCGGTCAAATGGCTCCGTTAAGGATGGGTAAGTATGAAGGTTTTTAGGGATTCGATGGATACAAAATATAGAGAAATCATTCAAAATTATCTTGCTGATCAGTCGGAGTTAGCTCTCTATCAAAGTCAAAAATTCAGTAGGAAATCAATAGAACATAAAATATCTCCAGAAGAAATCATAAATCTTCATAAGTCTGCAGTGCTGGAGCTGTATCCTAACATTTCAAAAGAACTATTGCAATCATTTGATATTTTATTAGAGGTTATGATCGGATATGGCTTTGCCTATAGAGAGCATCAAAGTTTGAGAACGATGCAACAAGAAATCAATAATGAAATAGATATAGCGGCAAATATGCAAAACACTCTGCTTGAAACAAAGATTCCACAAGTGTCTCAGCTTGATATTGGCGCTATTTCTGTTCCGGCGAAGAAGATGAATGGCGATTATTATCACTTTGTCCAAAATGGTGATACATCAGTCAGTGTAGCTATTGCGGACGTTATTGGAAAAGGGATTCCAGCGGCGTTATGTATGTCCATGATTAAGTATGCGATGGACTCTCTTCCGGAAGATCATCATCATCCGCATTTGGTATTGGAAAACCTAAATCGGGTGGTAGAACAAAATGTGGACATTAGCATGTTTATCACGATGTTCTATGGAATGTACCATCTTGAAAATAATGTCTTTTATTTTTCTTCAGCTGGTCATGAACCTGGTTTTCATTATCGAGCGAAAGAACAGTCGTTTGAAGATTTAGAGGCGAAAGGGCTTTTGCTCGGTGTTGATAAAAAAGTGCAATATAAACAATATGAACAAAAGATAGAAAGAAAAGATATGATTATTTTGATGTCAGATGGCGTTACAGAGTGCCGAACAGAAGAAGGGTTTATTGAACGAGATACATTAATATCCTATATCGAGCGCTACCTGGACTTGCCCGCTCAAGATATTGTAAATAACCTATATAAAGATCTCGAGCGATTACAAGATTTTCGACTAAGGGATGATTTTACACTAATCATTTTGAAAAGAATATGAAAAGAAATTGAAATTAATGTTTAATATTTATCATAAAGGGAAGATAACTACTAAAGAATTGTGTGAATGAGGTGAGCTACTTGAATTTAGTTGTCGATAAAAATGTAAATGATGAAATAGTTGATGTTAAAGTTAATGGAGAGATTGATGCTTATACTGCTCCAAAACTCAGGGAAGATTTGCTATTACTTGTGGATCAAAAAGAACAGGTAGTAATGAATGTTGATTTATCTGAAGTAACGTATATGGACAGTACAGGTCTTGGTGTGTTTGTAGGATTGTTCAAACAATTAAAGGCTCAAAATGGTGAATTATATTTAACGGGATTATCAGATAGGCTAAAAAGATTGTTTGAAATTACCGGCCTTTCGGATATTATGAATGTCAATTCTGAGACAAAAGGTGGCGTGGAATAATGGAGTTATTTGACTACATCGAGATGAAAATTCCCGCGAAACCAGAGTTTGTAGGAGTGATTCGATTGACTCTATCGGGAATTGCTAGCCGTATGGGTTTTGCGTATGATTCAATTGAAGATTTGAAAATTGCTTCCAGTGAAGCAATTACAAATGCTGTTCAGCATGCTTATAAAGAAGAAAATAACGGAGAAGTTGTCATCGGATTTGGGCTCTATGAAGACCGATTAGAGGTTATGGTTTCAGATAGCGGTCAGAGCTTTGATTTCAAGAAAACAAAAGAAGAGGTAGGTCCTTATCATGCAGATAATTCTGTGGAGTTCTTAAGAGAAGGAGGACTAGGACTATATCTTATTGAAAGCCTTATGGATGACGTGAAAGTACATCACCAGGCGGGGGTAACTGTCTTTATGACCAAGTACCTTGAAGGAGAGAAGGTGGAGGCAAATGCCAAGACTATCTCAACCTAATCAATCGACGAAAGATCAGGTTCAACAATGGATTAAAGAATTTCAAGAAACAGGAGACGATGAAGCTCAAACTTCTCTTGTTCTTCACTACAATAATCTTGTTCATTCTATTGCTCGAAAATATTCAAAAGGGAAATCCCATCATGAAGATATCGTGCAAGTTGGACTAATGGGTCTTTTAGGTGCGATTCGCCGCTATGATGCTTCGTTTGGAAAGAGTTTTGAAGCATTTGCGATTCCAACGATTGTAGGGGAAATCAAACGATTTCTGCGAGATAAAACCTGGAGTGTTCACGTTCCGCGTCGAATCAAGGAATTAGGTCCTAAAATTAAATCAACTGTCGAGGAATTAACTACTCAGTTGCAGCGTTCGCCGCGTGTTGAAGAAATTGCGGATTTCCTAGAGGTAACAGAAGAAGAGATCCTAGAAGCGATGGAAATGGGGAAAAGCTATCAAGCTTTATCTGTAGACCATTCTATTGAAGCGGATTCCGATGGTAGCACAGTGACGTTATTGGATATTGTCGGAAGTATGGACGAAGGGTATGAAAAAACAGATCAACGTTTAGTGTTAGAAAAAGTACTTCATGTTTTGAGTGAACGTGAAAAACTTATTGTGCAATATACTTATTTGGAGAACCTCAGCCAAAAAGAAGCGGGAGAAAAGTTAGGGATTTCCCAAATGCATATATCTAGATTGCAAAGAAGAGCGATTAAAAAGCTCAGAGAAGCGATAACATCTGAGTCGGAAACTACGGAGAGAATGCTATAATGGCTTTAGTACATTCAAGTGTTGATGTTCATGTTCAGCAATCTTCTAAAAATGAGAATGTTTTTTGTGGGGACAGTTATTTCTTTAAAGAGACAAAAGACTATTTTATATGTGTATTAGCGGATGGACTTGGTAGTGGTGAGTACGCCTATGAATCGTCGAATGCGGTTATTACTTATGTAGAGGAAAATCACGCCCATTCTGTTGATGAATTAATGAAAGAGTCCAATAAGAAAATGGTTCATAAGCGGGGCGCAGCTGTTGCGATACTTAAGGTTGATTTTGTAGAGAAAACCTTTGAATATAGCTGTGTAGGGAATATTCGTTTTTACCTCTATTCACCTCAAGGGAAGCTAACTTATCCATTACCGGTAACAGGTTATTTATCAGGGAGACCGCAAAAATTTAAGACTCAACGGTTTCGTTATGAAGATAAATCAAAATTTTTAATGCATTCAGATGGAATTCAAGTCATGGGAATTAAAGCGTTGATGAATAATCGAGATAATCTATTATCGATTTCGGAGGATATTCTCGAGTTACAAACAGATATTTCAGATGATTCTACGTTCATCATTGGAAGCTTGCTCTCTTGAGGGTGGGCTTTTTGTTTTTTTAAGGATCTTCTCGTATAGGGTGTGCTTAATTTGTGTCATTTTTGATTGGATCCTCCATTTCACTGTGAGTTTTTATCAAAATAGACGAAAGGATGCCTGGAAATCAAGCTATATTCTCGTTTATAGATTGGGTACGAAAAGCGATAAAATTTGAGGAAATAGCCATTTTTGAGAGAATAAAACCAGATTTGAGAAGAAATTTACTTGAGTCTAGATTTTATTGTTTAATTTTTGAGTTTTTTTAGCAGTGATTTTCGCTTTTTTGATCTAGCTGCAGTGGCTAGCAGCTATGGGACAAATAACATCCAACTCCAAAGGTCAGGACCTTCTCTGTTGGATAACATTTGCCCGCCGCTGCTGGGCGAGCCACTTCCGCTTTACGTGATCCAGCTGCAGTGGCTAGGGACTCGGGGGCAAATGAATAATCCTCCAGTGGCTAGGGGGTGTGGTAAAATGGGGTGAAACTTTCATTGGGGTTTTGTTTCATCCTTTCGCGGTGGTCTTTAAGTGGCTGTGTTGAATCTGCTTTTTAGAGGGAGATTCTTGCTTTTTCTTTATGTTAATAAGTTGAACAAGATGGTTTCTCTTACCTGTGCTTTATCTGAATCATAATTAGGGAATAATGTTTGAGTAGAAAGATGAGTGCTACTAATAGTTTGACTTTGAAAAGGTACTGAAAAATATAGGGGGACTATAATCATGAGTGTTGAACTAAAAGAAAAAAATGTAGAATTAATACAGAAAATCAAAAATGAACTAGGTCTTCAAAAAAAGCAAGTGAGTAATGTAATTTCACTTTTATCTGAAGGAAATACAGTGCCATTCATTGCAAGGTATCGAAAAGAAATGACAGATGCTCTCGATGAAGTGCAAATTCGATCAATAATGGATAGACATACATACTTACTAAATTTAGAGCAAAGAAAAACAGAAGTACTTCGGTTGATAGAAGAACAGGGAAAACTTACGGAGAAGCTGGCACAAAGTATTCAGTTCGCCGATAAATTACAACTAATTGAGGATATTTACCGACCGTATAAACAAAAGCGAAGAACAAAAGCGACTGTTGCAAAAGAAAAAGGGCTAGAACCTTTTGCGGATTGGTTGCTAAACTTCCCAACCGTATCAATTGAGAAGGAAGCGCAAGTCTATCTTTCTGAAGAAAAAGAGATTTCTCACGTTCAAGATGTTATTAATGGATCGAAAGACATAATCGCTGAAAAAGTGTCTGATACGGCAAGTTACCGAGAGTGGATCAGAAAAGAAACGTTTCGAAGAGGAATTGTCTTAGCCTCCTCGAAAAATGAAGAGAAGGATGAGAAAAAAGTATTTGAAATGTACTATCAATACGAGGAGCCAATTTTAAAGATTGTTCCACACCGTATTCTTGCGATGAATCGTGGAGAAAAAGAAGAGATCCTTAAGGTTGTTGTTCAGCCCCCCGTCGATGTGATTCTATCCTATCTTAAGAGACAGGTAATAAAAACGGAAAACTCAACATCTGTAACTATTATCTCGGAAGCCATTGAAGATTCATACAAGCGTCTGATACAACCGTCAATTGAACGTGAGATTCGGAATGAACTGACCGAGAAAGCCGAAGACCAAGCGATACATATTTTTTCGGAAAACCTAAAGAATCTATTGCTTCAACCTCCACTAAAAGGAAAAATAGTGTTAGGTGTAGATCCAGCCTATCGAACAGGCTGTAAGTTAGCTGTTGTAG is a genomic window of Bacillus sp. 2205SS5-2 containing:
- a CDS encoding LolA family protein translates to MRKSWFVLLFAIAIMLVLTACGAKSQEDVTKDLSAKLDDMKGYKATAQMTVQVGKEPQTYDVEVWHNEPDFYRVQLKNSEKEQSQMILRNEEGVFVLTPALNKSFKFQSDWPENSSQAYLYESLIQDILEDKEAKFSETEDYYVYETKTRYKNNQMLPIQEISFHKKNLAPASVKVMDSDRNSLVTVEFASVDLKAKFDADSFDMEKNMTGAKLEIPVMAEVSDAEFTVQYPMEMPGLTLVDKKEVKIENGKRVVLTYDGEKSYTLIQEKSTVIPTVTVPTSVSGEMVDLGFTMGAMTDNSIYWTYDGIDYMLASTELSQDEMVSLAKSVQGTMVK
- the alr gene encoding alanine racemase, whose protein sequence is METQTQFFRDTWVEINLDKLSYNVSQCKRHLPEGINIFAVVKANAYGHGDLQTAKTALNSGARGLAVAFLDEALSLRENGITAPILVLGATRPEDVHIAVEHEISLTVFNKEWLAEAATYLEEEEILSLHVKCDTGMGRIGIRSEEELKEVEEAISQTNKYIFEGIFTHFATSDETESVYFHHQLKRFNQLIEVLDISPKYIHSANSAASLRFEDSYYNTVRLGIAMYGLSPSLEMKPLLPYKLKQVFSLHTRVVHIKQLPAGEKVSYGATYESKTDEWIATLPIGYADGWLRRLQGQEVLINGERVPIVGRICMDQCMIKLPREVPLGTKVTLIGEQGTEYISIDEVAQQLDTINYEIPCLISNRVPRIYIQSGEPIEVSNKLLTSSGFLKG
- a CDS encoding CopG family ribbon-helix-helix protein, which codes for MSESSATTEILIRLPQQLLTELDGFAELENVNRNEFIYRATKMYLRERKKRQIRESMRRGYMEMAKINLAIASEAMQAEFEAEHTVERLVSGG
- the ndoA gene encoding type II toxin-antitoxin system endoribonuclease NdoA, with protein sequence MIVKRGDVYFADLSPVVGSEQGGVRPVLVLQNDIGNRFSPTVIVAAITAQIQKAKLPTHVEIDAKRYGFERDSVILLEQLRTIDKQRLTDQITHLDDEMMDKVDEALQISLGLIEF
- a CDS encoding STAS domain-containing protein is translated as MVKQMYSQVTKFLENHYEVIQKDWKELMIEEADERFVKVISNQVFDKTSHEFVDLVISNLTDFDNQYIEKLKDFSEKVIRLGWPLTMVTAGLGYFQKIVLKRMKEKDAVEPSRLDELSELLDQWTSPLLKEVILSYTETWERTVTLQKIALQELTAPLIPMFERVSVMPLVGTIDTERARLIMENLLKGVVDHRAEVVLIDITGVPVVDTMVAHHIIQAADAVRLVGAKAMLVGIRPEIAQTIVNLGIDLNQFITKSTMQKGVEAALELTGRKIVGTEG
- a CDS encoding STAS domain-containing protein gives rise to the protein MRIPILKLKDCLLVSIQWELDDKTALQFQEDLLHKIHETSARGVVVDLTSIDFIDSFIAKVLGDVIDMSKLMGAEVVITGIQPAVAITLVELGIRLNDVMTALDLEKGLEKLQQELEE
- a CDS encoding anti-sigma regulatory factor, producing the protein MDSQSCVKIINEWDIVAARQLGRNVAKELGFGTVDQARITTAISELARNIYLYAGHGQISIEKVSEGMNQGVKISSIDDGPGIADIRQVMEDGYSTSGGLGAGLPGVKRLMDEFSIESTTGEGTKIHSVKWLR
- a CDS encoding PP2C family protein-serine/threonine phosphatase, with the protein product MKVFRDSMDTKYREIIQNYLADQSELALYQSQKFSRKSIEHKISPEEIINLHKSAVLELYPNISKELLQSFDILLEVMIGYGFAYREHQSLRTMQQEINNEIDIAANMQNTLLETKIPQVSQLDIGAISVPAKKMNGDYYHFVQNGDTSVSVAIADVIGKGIPAALCMSMIKYAMDSLPEDHHHPHLVLENLNRVVEQNVDISMFITMFYGMYHLENNVFYFSSAGHEPGFHYRAKEQSFEDLEAKGLLLGVDKKVQYKQYEQKIERKDMIILMSDGVTECRTEEGFIERDTLISYIERYLDLPAQDIVNNLYKDLERLQDFRLRDDFTLIILKRI
- a CDS encoding anti-sigma factor antagonist, with amino-acid sequence MNLVVDKNVNDEIVDVKVNGEIDAYTAPKLREDLLLLVDQKEQVVMNVDLSEVTYMDSTGLGVFVGLFKQLKAQNGELYLTGLSDRLKRLFEITGLSDIMNVNSETKGGVE
- the rsbW gene encoding anti-sigma B factor RsbW, which codes for MELFDYIEMKIPAKPEFVGVIRLTLSGIASRMGFAYDSIEDLKIASSEAITNAVQHAYKEENNGEVVIGFGLYEDRLEVMVSDSGQSFDFKKTKEEVGPYHADNSVEFLREGGLGLYLIESLMDDVKVHHQAGVTVFMTKYLEGEKVEANAKTIST
- the sigB gene encoding RNA polymerase sigma factor SigB; this encodes MPRLSQPNQSTKDQVQQWIKEFQETGDDEAQTSLVLHYNNLVHSIARKYSKGKSHHEDIVQVGLMGLLGAIRRYDASFGKSFEAFAIPTIVGEIKRFLRDKTWSVHVPRRIKELGPKIKSTVEELTTQLQRSPRVEEIADFLEVTEEEILEAMEMGKSYQALSVDHSIEADSDGSTVTLLDIVGSMDEGYEKTDQRLVLEKVLHVLSEREKLIVQYTYLENLSQKEAGEKLGISQMHISRLQRRAIKKLREAITSESETTERML
- a CDS encoding PP2C family serine/threonine-protein phosphatase, whose protein sequence is MALVHSSVDVHVQQSSKNENVFCGDSYFFKETKDYFICVLADGLGSGEYAYESSNAVITYVEENHAHSVDELMKESNKKMVHKRGAAVAILKVDFVEKTFEYSCVGNIRFYLYSPQGKLTYPLPVTGYLSGRPQKFKTQRFRYEDKSKFLMHSDGIQVMGIKALMNNRDNLLSISEDILELQTDISDDSTFIIGSLLS